The nucleotide sequence GGGAATTTCACTACCATTAAAGCCCACATCTCCATATCCTAAATCATCTGCCAGTATAAGGATAATATTGGGACGCGCTTGACCATAGCCAATACCCGGAAGGAATACCATCATTAGAAATGAGGCCGGTACGAACAGGATGTTGACTAACTTTCGGATTATTTTATGCCTTGATTTCATTAAAATTCAGTTTGGTATGGAAATATTTTTTTCTGGTTCAGGGTTTAGTGCTGCACAAATGCATGAAAATCATTCATATTATTATCAATTGGTTTATGCCCTTCCTTGTAGCCAGAGGGAGGTACCCCATATTTATCCTTGAAAGTCCTGCTGAAATAATTGGGATCACTGAAACCAACCGCATATGCTACTTCAGACACATTCCTTCCCTCCAACAGTAACACCGTAGATTTCTTCAAACGAATGGCCTTTACAAATTCCGTTGCACTTAGGTTCACCAGTTTTTTCAGCTTCATATGAAGCAAGGTCCTGCTTACCCCTGCTTCCTTGCTGAAGCCCGTAATATTAAAAGAAGGGTCTTCCAAATTTTGGTTAACAATCTCTATGAGCTTTTTCAAAAACTCATGGTCTTTGTTATTTACCGGTTTCTCATAATTATCGATACTTCCAAACTTTAGGAAATGCTGCTTCAGACTATTTCTGGACTCCAGTATATTCTTGACGATCAACCTTAATTCCTGCAGGTTAAAAGGCTTGGGCAGGTAAGCATCTGCACCAATTCCCAGACCTTCCATCTTGTTCTCAAAGGTCGATTTGGCCGTAAGCAGAATAAATGGAACATGACTGGTATCTATATTGCTCTTGATGACCTTGCACAGTTCCACTCCTCCCATGTGTGGCATCACCACATCTGAGATAATCACGTCAGGAACATTTTTCCTAATTTTATCCAACGCAGACACACCATCTTTCGCAGAAGTAACCTTGTAATATTGGGAAAAATAATCAACAAGAAACTTTCGCATCTCTTCATTGTCTTCCACGATCATCAAATCAAACACCACTTGATCCTCCTCTTCCAGTACCGATTCCCCGCTTTCATGCTCATCGATTTCATAGAGATCCTCATCGATCAGCAAGGACTTATTTCCTACCACCTTCTGATAATTTTCCCGATCCTTGGCCTTGATATTAATGGGTAATAAAATGGTAAAACGCGTACCTTCATCTTCCATGCTTTCGGCCTCAATGCTTCCTCCCAAATACTTGGTAAGGCTGCTGACCAATGCCAACCCAATTCCTGAACCTGAACTTCCCAGCTTATTATCCTTGGCCTGATAGAATGGCAGAAATATCTTATCCTTATCCTCTGAGGACAAGCCTTTTCCATTATCTTCCAACCGTATTTCTATGGATTCCTCTTGTCCATCTTTTGATGAAATCATACCTACCGTCATATTGATCTCACCAAATTCCGGGGTGTTTTTTACGGCATTGGAGACCAGGTTAGTGATGATCTTCTCTACCTTATCCGCATCAAACAGGATTTCTTTTTTCTCCCTGTCTGCCTGAAAATTAAAGAAAATGTTTTTCTTATTGTACAAAGGAATAAATGCATCAAAAGTGTCCTTTAGAAACAAAATAATATCTCCTTGCCTAGGCTTCAAACAGGTATGGTCAGATTCAGCCTTCCTGAATTCCATCAATTGCTCAATCAAAAAATGTAACCTTCCAGCATTCCTTTTGATCAACTTAAAGTCCTGGTTCTCCAGACTACTTTTCTGACTGTTTTCCAAAAACTTATCGATAGCCGCAATGATCAAAGTCAAGGGTGTTTTGAATTCATGGGAGATATAGGTAAAGAAATTGAGCTTATGTTGGTGCAATTCCTCCATCTTATCCTTTTCAACCTTCTCCAACTGGTAAACCATCCTTTCTTTACTTCTCCTATTGATGTATATTTTATAGGCATATACCACTAGGATCACCATAAATAAATAGCATAACTTAGCCCAATTGGTCCACCAAAACGGCGGTTTGACATTCAATTGAATTGCCCTTTCCTGAGACCATATTCCATTAGGATTGGCTGCCTTTACATGAAAGACATAGTCCCCTGGCGAAAGATTGGTATAGGTCGCTGAATTTTTCTCGGCAGGCTTATTCCAAGTCTTTTCAAAGCCCTCTAAGTAGTAGGAATAGGCATTCTTCCCTGGTGAAAAATAATTGGTTGCCACAAAATCAAATGTGATCACATTTTGGCTATAATTGAGTTCTAAATTTTCCGTCTCATCGATCTGCGCTTCCAGTATCCCCTCACTTCCTCCTACCTGCAAAGGTTTATTGAACAGCTTCATATCTGTAAAATGCACGCTGGGAGGAATATTCACAGCCCTAATACTATCTGGATGAAAATGATAGAGGCCATTTACCGTACCAAAATACATCCTGCCTTCTTTGTCCTGATAACTGGACTTAAAGTTAAATTGCGCATCCTGCAAGCCCTTTGATTTATCGTAAGTGACAAACTCACCAGTTTCAGGCCTTAATACCGTAAGTCCCTTATTTGTACTCATCCAAAGGGCTCCACTCCTATCTTCCAAAATCCCATAAACATTATTATTGGGCAGGCCATCATCCTTTGTATAGGTGATAAACTTTTGTGCTGCATCATCCCATCTTAAGAGTCCCCCATTTAAAGTCCCAAACCAAATTCTTTCTTTGGAGTCCTGAAATGCACTGATCACTTTATTGGCCGTCAATCCATGATTATTGGGTAAATCCTTATTAAACCAAGTCAGACTATCCCAATTGGAATCATATCTATAAATCCCATGATTGCGAGTACAAATCCAAAATATCCCTTGGTCATCTTCGATCATATCATAGATGAATTTATGACCTATTTGATGGGGTTTAAACAAATGGAAACTATCGCTTTCTTTATCATAAATATTGACACCTCCCCAGGTTCCGGCCCATATCTTGCCTTTTGAATCCTTCATTAAGGAGAACACATTATTATGGGATATCGAACCGGGCTGGCGTGGCTTATGTTTGTAAACCTTAAAACTCCCACTTGATGGATCATATCGGTTAATTCCTTCAAGAAAAGTTCCCATCCAGATATCCCCTGCATCATCTTCTACTATAGAGTGGACATTATTACCACTGATACTGGCATTATTTTTCTCATGCTTTAAATAACTGAACTTTTCTCGCTTACTGTCCCAAACAGTCACCCCTACATCTTCTGAGCCAATCCACAAATTCCCCTTCTGGTCTTCCATGATTTGACTGACCGCTTTGCCTCCCAAAGCAAACTTCCCTCCATCAGCATTTAGTTTGACAAAACCAGTATCGTTTAATTTCACAAAATTAACACCCCCAAAATAGGTTCCCATCCACATGATACTTTCCCTACTTTTATAGATACAATACACCGATTGATCACTTAAGGCATAGGGAGACTGATCAAATGATTGGGAATAATGCTCAAAGTCACCCTGCTTTTTGTCATAAATATAAAGTCCATTTTCAGTACCTAACCATAATCTGTTTTGATCATCTTCGCTGATGGCCCTGACCAAGGAAATATCCTGACCGGCAGCTGAGGTGCTGATTTTTTGAAAAGTATCCCTTTTGGGAGAATAACGGAAAACCCCTTCCCTTGCGCCCAGCCACATCGTACCTTCGCTATCTTTATACATGGAATAAAAATTATTTCTGGTCAATCTATTCGGCCTGAAATCAGAATATTCCTTAATCGTTTCCCCTTGCTTGTTTACCAGATATACCCCCTCTACGGTCATCAACCAAAACACGTCCTTTTTGTACTCTGCAATGGCCAAGATGACTTCTTGTCTCAGTTTGCTTACCTCATTCTTTTGATTTACAAGAAAAAGCCCATCCGTAGAGCAGACATACAAAAGCCCATCACTGGATTCAAAAAGGTATTTGATATAGCCCAAAGGCTTTCCTCCGTAATGGATATTTTCTATCCTGTCTGTATTGTAATCATACCGGTCTAAACCAACAGAGGTGCCTATAAAAAGTCGCTCATCATTCACGGCTTCCACGCAAAGAACCTCATCAGCGCTTAAGCCTTTGCCTCCTTTTTCCTCGCTATAATAAGTTTTTAGATCATAGCTATTATACCTGTTCAGCCCTTCCCTGGTACCTATCCAAATATAACCTTTATGGTCTTGGACCATACTGTAGACAGTGCTGTGCGAAAGCCCATCTTGTGTGGTCAGTTTATGGAACACAGGTTTCACTCCTCCAATCAATTCCACCGACAGTCCAACAAGCATACACAGGCTGAGTAAAATTCTTTTCATGGCATTCTGGGTTAATAACTAACGGTCTTTACCTCTTATTACTAAGCTTTCTGACCGAAAAATCAAGTACAAGTAAGATCAGGGTAACTTGCTTTTCCAGTTCAGCAGCAGTTTTCCTAATCGGGAGACTATTTGCGGCTGACTATCGGCAAGATTCCTTGTCTCTGCAATATCCGAAGTAATATGGTACAATTCTATTTGGCTACGATCCTTATTCATCAATAATTTGTATTCTCCTTCCATTATTGCCAACTGGGGGCTCCTGTACCTGGGATTTCCTGGTGATATATCAAATTCCCCTCCATATTCCCAAAATAAGGGCTTACGTCTTTCTGCTACATTGCCCAATAATACTTGGCTACGATCCTCCCCGTCAAATTCCGTTTCGCTTGATTCAAGTCCCAGCAAAGCAATCAGCGTAGGCAAAATGTCCGTAGCATGAACAATGGACTCCATGACAGTACCCGGCTGGAAATGCCCTGGCCACCTCGCCATAAATGGCACCCTGATGCCTCCCTCATAAAGGCTCCATTTTCTACCTCGAAAAGGTCCCGCATCTCCCGGGGGATCATAATTCTCCTTATAATAATATCCCCAATCAGTCGGGCCATTATCACTACTAAGAATAATAAGGGTATTTTCCAGAAGGTCCATTTCCTCCAAACCATCCAAAAGCCGCCCTATTTCTTTATCCAACTGGTGAATGACTGCCAGGTATTTTTGATAATAATGGTTGTTGGCATACTCAGAAAATATGGTCACATGCTCTTCTTTAGGATGAAAAGGATCATGCACATCATTGGGCCAAAGGTCTATATAAAAGGGCTTAGCTCGCTGCTCCTTAATGAATTCAAGGGTCCTGTCCACATAGATCGGTGTCTTTTCATGCTTTTCTACCCAAGTAACCTTTCCCTTTCCCAATTTTGCACTTTCTTCTGCCAATCCATGACCTTTATCCAATAATCGATCACCCAAACCTTCAAAAGACACCAAAGATTCATCAAAACCATATGCCACTGGCAAGGGAGCTTCTCCTACATCCCGACCACCTCCCATATGCCATTTCCCAAAATGCGCAGTAGAATAACCGGCATTTTTAAACACCTTGGCCATGGTAGTGACACTTGCATCTAAATAATTGGCCATCCCTCTTTTTTCATTTCTCGCCCTATTGGCCAAAAAAGAGGTGATTTTAAACTTGGACGGATACTGTCCAGTCATCAAGGTGACCCTAGAGGGAGAACAGATAGGAGAGCCAACATAAAACCTGTTGAGCGTCACACCCTCTGCACCAATTCTGTCCATATTGGGTGTTTGGATATCGCAATTTCCATAGGCGCTCAAGTCCCCATAGCCCATATCATCTATAAATATCATGATGACATTCGGCCGCTCTTTAGCTTGACCGAAAACTTGCCCCTCAAAAAAACAGAAGATAAGGCCGATAAGCCCCATCAATGTCCTTTTGGTAAAAAATCTCACCATATTGCATCCTATAATTTTCATCATCATCTGCTTATTCCTATCATATAAAGAAATTTACTTTCTGCTAAAAAACATAGGGTGCCACTGGTTTGCCACCTGGCTGCTTATTGTCAAGCGCTTCAGGGCCGGTTTCAAAGTCCCCCTGGCCCTTTCTCCACGTCTCCATATTTTTCCTAAATGAGTCCATCAAAGCTTGGTATGCGGGATCTTCTGCTAAGTTGACCGTTTCTTGAGGATCCCTTTGTATATCATAAAGTTCTTCGCGTGGATGATTATGGTACCTCCATAAGACATTGGCGGCATGTTCATCCTTATAGGAAGCATCAACCCATGAGTTCCAATATTGCTTCCCACCATCATGGTTCTTGGATTTGTCCATATGTGTGGTATATAGAATTTCTGGTGCCAAATTGAGGATATATTTATACCTGTCCGTCCTGATCATCCTGGATGGAGAGCGGTTCATTTTTCCATCCCCGGTATGGGAAGCATAGACATATTCCCGGTGGGAAAACTTTTCACCAGCCAACACTGGCATAAAACTACTTCCATCTAAATCTTTGGGAACATCTCCTCCCAGAATGTCCATAAATGTCGGAAAGAGATCCACATGTGATACCAAAGCATTGGTGTGCATAGATTGGTTGGTTTTCCCAGGCCAGTGCACCATCAAAGGTACCTGAATGCCCTCGTCATATAATGTCCATTTTGCAAAAGGCCATTGGGGACCTTGATCTGAGGTAAAAATGATAATGGTATTCTCTTCCAAGCCATTTTCCTTGATGGACTGAAGAAGATGCCCAAAGTTCTTATCCATTTTTGTAATATCTGTATAATAGCGCGCCCTGGAAAACCGTGTATCCTTGGTATCGATATGTTTGGAAGGCACGTCCATTTCGTCTGGTTCATAGCTTGCATCTTCTGGCCAGATTACATGAGGACTATGGTCGGCTACTACTAACATAAATGGCTCATTACTTTTCTTTTGTCCTGAAAGCCACTTATCAACTGGCCCTAAGTTCAGGTCATGGTGGAGTCCAGGTCTATTTTCAAATCCAGGTTCTGGGACATTTGTATGGGCAATCTTCTCAAACGGAAAAACTTCCGCCGGTCCCACATGCAATTTCCCCGCTATGGCAACCTTATAGCCCAAAGGCTTCAAGTGCTGGATGATAGAATATGTACCTGGCCTCACACCGGAATGATTACTATGCCCCCCATGTCTAAAAGGCAGAAGGCCCGTCAAAATGCTGCTCCTGGATGGACCACAGGTAGGAGATCCTGCAAAAGCCTGGGAAAACCTCATCGATTTTTGATCAAACTCATCCAGATAGGGAGTTCTCACCACTTTATTTCCATAAGGGCCAATATCATTTACACTTAGATCATCTGCTATAAACAGCACTATATTCCACTGCTTGTTCTTATCCTGTTTCCCTTGGGCAAAAAGTCCTGAAGAAATCACTATCAAAAACAAAAAACTGATAACCAAAGCTTTAAATAAGCCTCTTTCTCTTTTCAATGCGCTAATATTTTTAATCATAGGTTTGTTTTCTATTTAATCCTTTGACTGAAGGCTTGCCTGGTGTACAATAATATGATCTCCTTGATCAGCACTGACACTATAAAGAGACAATTGATACCTGTCATTTTTTGGGATAATCACCTCATTGACTTGATATTTCAATTGGCTATCAGTCAATTTCACCTTACTTTGGGCAACTACCACTGGTTTTTTGCCCACTGTCTCCACCATAAGGTTAAACTCTTTTCCTTTTTCTCCTTCCAAAACCATTGCTACGTTGAATACTTCACCCTTATCTGCCCAAAACGGCCAAGCCAATATTTCTGTAGCCTCTTTGACTTCTTTTGAAAATGTGATAGAAGCTTTATTGTTGCTCTCTTCTTTAATCAGTTCATAGCGGATACCTTTATTATTTGAGCGCTGCCAGCCGCCAAATCCTGATTGGAATTGTCCGTTAATTTGCTTTTGATAATCTCTGGATCGTTTACCATAATCACGGGTATCCAGGGGATAAACCTGTACTTCTGCAGCCCAATCTTTCCATTTTTCGTAAAGGGCCATTTTCTTTTCAGCATAATCCTTAGAGAGATCATTTAACTCAGCAGGATCTTCTTCCATATTATAAAGTTCTAGGGTACTGGGATCAAAATCAGCATTTTCTGCTGTCTTGGCTACCAGTTTCCACTTGCCTTCCCGAACCCCTATATTCGCTTCATGCTCCCAAAAAATGGCTTTTCGCTGTATGGGATTTCCTTCAAACTGATCCGCAATACTCTGCCCCTGCATAGGAATGATTTTATTGCCTTTGAATGCTTCGGGATATTGGGCTCCCGTAATATCCACGATGGTAGCCATGAGATCCGTCAAATGTCCTGGTTCTCTTACAAAAGAATCCTCCAAGTCTTTATCGATGCCATTGGGCCAATGAACAATCATAGGCGTCGCTATTCCCCCCTCATGGATCCAATGTTTAAACTCCTTATAGGGTGTACTGCTCATATTGGCCCAGTTAATTCTATAACTTTCCCAAGTATCTGCTTGACCATTTAATTCCTTGCTTTTGCCATTACTGATAAATTCAGCACAGGCCCCATTATCTGATAAGAAAAATATTATTGTATTGTCAAGCTGGCCCTCATCTTCCAATTTTTTGATAACCCTGCCTATCCCCTGATCCATGGCATCAATCTGGGCAGCATATATAGCCATTCTCATGGCAAAGGCTTCTTTTTCTTCTTGGGACAAACTGTTCCAAGCAGGCACCTTTTCATTTCTACTGCTCAATTCCACCTCCCCATCAAAAATGCCAAGTGTCTTTTGTCTCACCAATCGTTCTGCCCGCAAGCTATCCCAACCGGCCATATAAATGGTCTTATATTTTTCTATATCCTTCTCGAGGGCATGTAATGGCCAATGCGGTGCAGTGTAGGCCAGGTACATAAAAAATGGATCCTCCTTGTTTTCTTTAAAATGCTGGTCTATGAAATTAACAGTAGAATCACTTACGGCATGGGTAAAATAAAAACCTTCCTCCTTGATCGGATATTTTTCATTATCACTATATACATTCGGGATAAAATAATTGGATGCCCCATCCACAATACCAAAAAACTCATCAAATCCACGCTGAATGGGCCAATTATCCTTGACCTCTCCTTGAATATTTCTTACCCTACTCAAATGCCACTTTCCTGACATATAAGTCTTATAACCGGTTTGATGAAGCACTTCGGCTATGGTCACACACTGCTGGTTCAGCTCTCCTTGATATTGCGGGGTGCCAAGATCTGCAGCGGTCATCCATCCCATTCCTGCTTGGTGAGGATAAAGCCCTGTCATCAGCGATGCCCTCGTAGGACAACATCGGGCATTGTTATAAAACTGTGTGTACCTGATGCCACCTTTGGCCAATTTATCCAAGTTGGGCGTCTTTACTTCCCCTCCATAACTGCCAATATCCGAGAATCCCATATCATCTGCTAAAATGATCATGACATTGGGTTGCTTGACTGTTTCCTTGGGATTGCAGGAAGAAAGAATGCTCATGCCAACAAACAATTTGGCAATAAGGGTCTTATTGATATTTTTCATTACAAAAATGGTTATTTAGGCTTGGCTATTGTTAAACTCGAATTCCAAATCTTGGAATTCGAGTTTAACATAAATTTACATCATCTAATATCTATGTCTTAAAAAAGAGGCTATCTCAAAGGTCCACCTGGATAGGTAAAGTTTTAAACTTGTACCCGTTCCTACCCAGAAAGATCGCTATTTACTGCTTGTCAAATAACATCACCAAGCAAGAATTTCTCCCTACAGTGGAAACAATAAATTTTAAGACAGTCTCCTCTACTTACTGATCAATCGGATCAGTCTATGGTCTTTGCTCCATTTAAGGTTTCAGAAGCATACAATCCCATATCAAAGGCACCTTCATTGTTTTTGGTTTTCACCTCAACTGACACCATATTCTCCCCTTCTTGCAAATACTCCTCTGCTCCTTCCAAAAGGATATGCGTATAATGCCTTTTTCTTCCTCCACCATCATTTAAGGTTTTCACCAAATGACCATTGATAAATACCTTCGCTTCGGAACGAGGTGCATAATATTTGATATAAATATTATCAGGAACAGCCTGTAATGTAAATGTTTTTCTCAAATGCAGTTCTTCTCCTTCCCAAGGACTCGAAGGGGGTAAAAACGGATTAACACCACCGCTAAATGGCGCGGCCTGCTCCTCCCATCCCGCATCATCATAGTCCTGAGCAGCCCAATCCTTGTCCACCGTACCAAAATTGACTTTCCATATTTCTGGAGAATGCTCCGAATCGGTCACTAAATCATGCTTTTTCCATCTTGGCTCATAAAGGGGCATGATCCACTTTTTCACTTTCCCAGGATAAATTTTCACTACCTCACGATCATAGGTAATCATTCCATTCACCTCTCCTTCCACATCCGTAGTCTGGGTATAGATGGCCGCTGAAAGCCCCCAGCTGATCAATCCCTCCAGATTTTTAATAATGGACTGGAACTCATTTTCGTAAACGGCCTGATCCTGATAGGTCAAATAGCCCCAGTTTCTTTTGTCCCACCATAAATGATCTTTTACAGGGAGTCCCAATCCACCAAATTCCCCCAGAACAGACGCCCTGTTCGCTTCTGAAAGCTCCATACCTGGGCCAGGATACAGGTGAACATCAATCATATCACCGACTTTTCTGTCCGCCCAACCGCTTGGAGCATCTACCAATCTGCTTGGATCATATTGTTTGGTCCATGTAGCCAACTTCTCTGTTTCATATTGTCCCCAGCCTTCGTTCAAAGGCACCCAGACCACAATGGATGGGAAATTGTACAAATTATCAATCATGGCCTTGAGCTCACCCACAAATTGCTGGGCAGAAGCCAATGGTCTTTCCCAGTCCAAAAGCGCATCATGCTTTACATGCTGAACAGATTTTTCAGCAGTAATGAAACCTGATGGCATATCCTGCCAAACCAACATCCCCATCTTGTCACAATGGTAGTAAAACCTGGCCGGTTCTACCTTCACATGCTTTCTCAGCATATTAAAGCCCATTTCCTGTGTTTTCTTGATATCATATACCATCGCTTCCTCGGTAGGAGCGGTGTACAGCCCATCAGGCCACCATCCTTGGTCCAAAAGTCCAAATTGAAACAATGGCTCATTATTTAACATGATCCTTGTATAGCCATTGCCGTCTTTTCCCAAAGAGATCTTCCTCATTCCAAAATAACTATCCACCTTATCTACCAATTCTCCCTTCTCATTATAAAGTTTTACTTCCAGGTCATAAAGGTGGGGATTATCAGGTGACCAAAGGACCATATCCTTTATCGTCAATCTTGCAGTGGAATGATTGGACTTTTCGCTTACCGAAAT is from Echinicola marina and encodes:
- a CDS encoding glycoside hydrolase family 2 protein; the protein is MKTAYCTTGFIIACITFFALVPAYSQEKDGGLLSYEMKTPWTDQVDAKNVWSGYPRPQLQREEWTNLNGTWEYAISANKSTLPSKYQGEILVPFPVESALSGVKKVVGSENYLWYRRNFQIDASKTEERTLLHFGAVDWETVLFINGKQVGTHKGGYDAFTFDISQYVKKGNNELVLRVWDPTDEGMQARGKQVSDPKGIWYTPVTGIWQTVWLESVPVDYIENLRLSPDIDERALNVSVEYPELSGDYMLEINAISNGENIAGTKISVSEKSNHSTARLTIKDMVLWSPDNPHLYDLEVKLYNEKGELVDKVDSYFGMRKISLGKDGNGYTRIMLNNEPLFQFGLLDQGWWPDGLYTAPTEEAMVYDIKKTQEMGFNMLRKHVKVEPARFYYHCDKMGMLVWQDMPSGFITAEKSVQHVKHDALLDWERPLASAQQFVGELKAMIDNLYNFPSIVVWVPLNEGWGQYETEKLATWTKQYDPSRLVDAPSGWADRKVGDMIDVHLYPGPGMELSEANRASVLGEFGGLGLPVKDHLWWDKRNWGYLTYQDQAVYENEFQSIIKNLEGLISWGLSAAIYTQTTDVEGEVNGMITYDREVVKIYPGKVKKWIMPLYEPRWKKHDLVTDSEHSPEIWKVNFGTVDKDWAAQDYDDAGWEEQAAPFSGGVNPFLPPSSPWEGEELHLRKTFTLQAVPDNIYIKYYAPRSEAKVFINGHLVKTLNDGGGRKRHYTHILLEGAEEYLQEGENMVSVEVKTKNNEGAFDMGLYASETLNGAKTID
- a CDS encoding sulfatase family protein; this translates as MMMKIIGCNMVRFFTKRTLMGLIGLIFCFFEGQVFGQAKERPNVIMIFIDDMGYGDLSAYGNCDIQTPNMDRIGAEGVTLNRFYVGSPICSPSRVTLMTGQYPSKFKITSFLANRARNEKRGMANYLDASVTTMAKVFKNAGYSTAHFGKWHMGGGRDVGEAPLPVAYGFDESLVSFEGLGDRLLDKGHGLAEESAKLGKGKVTWVEKHEKTPIYVDRTLEFIKEQRAKPFYIDLWPNDVHDPFHPKEEHVTIFSEYANNHYYQKYLAVIHQLDKEIGRLLDGLEEMDLLENTLIILSSDNGPTDWGYYYKENYDPPGDAGPFRGRKWSLYEGGIRVPFMARWPGHFQPGTVMESIVHATDILPTLIALLGLESSETEFDGEDRSQVLLGNVAERRKPLFWEYGGEFDISPGNPRYRSPQLAIMEGEYKLLMNKDRSQIELYHITSDIAETRNLADSQPQIVSRLGKLLLNWKSKLP
- a CDS encoding sulfatase family protein, whose translation is MIKNISALKRERGLFKALVISFLFLIVISSGLFAQGKQDKNKQWNIVLFIADDLSVNDIGPYGNKVVRTPYLDEFDQKSMRFSQAFAGSPTCGPSRSSILTGLLPFRHGGHSNHSGVRPGTYSIIQHLKPLGYKVAIAGKLHVGPAEVFPFEKIAHTNVPEPGFENRPGLHHDLNLGPVDKWLSGQKKSNEPFMLVVADHSPHVIWPEDASYEPDEMDVPSKHIDTKDTRFSRARYYTDITKMDKNFGHLLQSIKENGLEENTIIIFTSDQGPQWPFAKWTLYDEGIQVPLMVHWPGKTNQSMHTNALVSHVDLFPTFMDILGGDVPKDLDGSSFMPVLAGEKFSHREYVYASHTGDGKMNRSPSRMIRTDRYKYILNLAPEILYTTHMDKSKNHDGGKQYWNSWVDASYKDEHAANVLWRYHNHPREELYDIQRDPQETVNLAEDPAYQALMDSFRKNMETWRKGQGDFETGPEALDNKQPGGKPVAPYVF
- a CDS encoding hybrid sensor histidine kinase/response regulator transcription factor gives rise to the protein MKRILLSLCMLVGLSVELIGGVKPVFHKLTTQDGLSHSTVYSMVQDHKGYIWIGTREGLNRYNSYDLKTYYSEEKGGKGLSADEVLCVEAVNDERLFIGTSVGLDRYDYNTDRIENIHYGGKPLGYIKYLFESSDGLLYVCSTDGLFLVNQKNEVSKLRQEVILAIAEYKKDVFWLMTVEGVYLVNKQGETIKEYSDFRPNRLTRNNFYSMYKDSEGTMWLGAREGVFRYSPKRDTFQKISTSAAGQDISLVRAISEDDQNRLWLGTENGLYIYDKKQGDFEHYSQSFDQSPYALSDQSVYCIYKSRESIMWMGTYFGGVNFVKLNDTGFVKLNADGGKFALGGKAVSQIMEDQKGNLWIGSEDVGVTVWDSKREKFSYLKHEKNNASISGNNVHSIVEDDAGDIWMGTFLEGINRYDPSSGSFKVYKHKPRQPGSISHNNVFSLMKDSKGKIWAGTWGGVNIYDKESDSFHLFKPHQIGHKFIYDMIEDDQGIFWICTRNHGIYRYDSNWDSLTWFNKDLPNNHGLTANKVISAFQDSKERIWFGTLNGGLLRWDDAAQKFITYTKDDGLPNNNVYGILEDRSGALWMSTNKGLTVLRPETGEFVTYDKSKGLQDAQFNFKSSYQDKEGRMYFGTVNGLYHFHPDSIRAVNIPPSVHFTDMKLFNKPLQVGGSEGILEAQIDETENLELNYSQNVITFDFVATNYFSPGKNAYSYYLEGFEKTWNKPAEKNSATYTNLSPGDYVFHVKAANPNGIWSQERAIQLNVKPPFWWTNWAKLCYLFMVILVVYAYKIYINRRSKERMVYQLEKVEKDKMEELHQHKLNFFTYISHEFKTPLTLIIAAIDKFLENSQKSSLENQDFKLIKRNAGRLHFLIEQLMEFRKAESDHTCLKPRQGDIILFLKDTFDAFIPLYNKKNIFFNFQADREKKEILFDADKVEKIITNLVSNAVKNTPEFGEINMTVGMISSKDGQEESIEIRLEDNGKGLSSEDKDKIFLPFYQAKDNKLGSSGSGIGLALVSSLTKYLGGSIEAESMEDEGTRFTILLPINIKAKDRENYQKVVGNKSLLIDEDLYEIDEHESGESVLEEEDQVVFDLMIVEDNEEMRKFLVDYFSQYYKVTSAKDGVSALDKIRKNVPDVIISDVVMPHMGGVELCKVIKSNIDTSHVPFILLTAKSTFENKMEGLGIGADAYLPKPFNLQELRLIVKNILESRNSLKQHFLKFGSIDNYEKPVNNKDHEFLKKLIEIVNQNLEDPSFNITGFSKEAGVSRTLLHMKLKKLVNLSATEFVKAIRLKKSTVLLLEGRNVSEVAYAVGFSDPNYFSRTFKDKYGVPPSGYKEGHKPIDNNMNDFHAFVQH
- a CDS encoding arylsulfatase; amino-acid sequence: MKNINKTLIAKLFVGMSILSSCNPKETVKQPNVMIILADDMGFSDIGSYGGEVKTPNLDKLAKGGIRYTQFYNNARCCPTRASLMTGLYPHQAGMGWMTAADLGTPQYQGELNQQCVTIAEVLHQTGYKTYMSGKWHLSRVRNIQGEVKDNWPIQRGFDEFFGIVDGASNYFIPNVYSDNEKYPIKEEGFYFTHAVSDSTVNFIDQHFKENKEDPFFMYLAYTAPHWPLHALEKDIEKYKTIYMAGWDSLRAERLVRQKTLGIFDGEVELSSRNEKVPAWNSLSQEEKEAFAMRMAIYAAQIDAMDQGIGRVIKKLEDEGQLDNTIIFFLSDNGACAEFISNGKSKELNGQADTWESYRINWANMSSTPYKEFKHWIHEGGIATPMIVHWPNGIDKDLEDSFVREPGHLTDLMATIVDITGAQYPEAFKGNKIIPMQGQSIADQFEGNPIQRKAIFWEHEANIGVREGKWKLVAKTAENADFDPSTLELYNMEEDPAELNDLSKDYAEKKMALYEKWKDWAAEVQVYPLDTRDYGKRSRDYQKQINGQFQSGFGGWQRSNNKGIRYELIKEESNNKASITFSKEVKEATEILAWPFWADKGEVFNVAMVLEGEKGKEFNLMVETVGKKPVVVAQSKVKLTDSQLKYQVNEVIIPKNDRYQLSLYSVSADQGDHIIVHQASLQSKD